The region TCATATTAACGTTAGAAATTGGGTAATATAAAGGAAACAATTTTAGTCAGGCATGAAATgtggtaaatacatttataaaagaaaccatggtattcttttatttaatttcttccgtcattacaaaatttattaatcaaataatatatttagctaataaatagctatttattttcttatttttcttaagtATTGAGAAGAAATgtcaaatatagcaaaaacgtttttaaaagtgaaaagacataaaaacaaattaacgtaaaaaaatttcttttcgtACATAGCAAATTAGCTTCTTAATTATACAGACTGATAAAAATCGTGAATAAAAATCGTGAATAAAAATCGTGAATAAAAATcgtgaataaaaattgtgaataaaaattgtgaataaaaattgtgaataaaaatcgtgaataaaaattgtgaataaaaattgtgaataaaaatCGTGAATAAAAATcgtgaataaaaattgtgaataaaaattgtgaataaaaatcgttaataaaaattgtgaataaaaattgtgaataaaaatcgtgaataaaaattgtgaataaaaatCGTGAATAAAAATcgtgaataaaaattgtgaataaaaattgtgaataaaaatcgtgaataaaaattgtgaataaaaatCGTGAATAAAAATCGTGAATAAAAATCGTGAATAAAATGCGtatcaaaactttcaattgttattaaattgttatgaaatatgttatttttctcAACTTGTATCAAATTCAGAGgctaaaaataacaactaccctaaaaaaaaaagaatacaaaagttataataaaaatttcatatacaaatttttttttttaattataaaatttttctagtttattcaattaaaatttgatcttttgttaaaattttgttttccattttttagaattgtgttttttttctcattagATTAATTAGGCTTTTTGCCGCAAATAATTGAAACACTTTGAGAGTTAAAAAATGCGAACTGCCATGTTCAGTGACACTTCCTGGGAAGACTTGTATATTGTTATATGTGATTCAAAGTTGTTTTCAACCTTGATATATATTGATAGTTATTGACATAAATTAAGTTTTGTGtgaatttactttaatattgtttttcagAAAACGTGATCTTCACGTCCGTCATATTAAAGGTGGATTAATATTATgccaaaaattttgctttgaatCTCTTTATGTAAGTTAACTTTTCACTATGTAagttcaaagtttattttataaatttttactcatgtataatactaatatatatcCCACAAAAGATCCACTAAAAATATATCCCACAGAAAGCTAGACAACCTGTTTTTGTTGTGTTGTTGCAAaacttgttaataatttttttgcaagcaACTTAGCATTAGGCATCAAcggttttcaactttttttagaaaaaccaaTTGCTTCAAATGCGAGTACCTTTATTAgagcataaatattttatgtgcaaattttgaaagttgCAAGTCtttttgattcttattttaatttaatttttttttactttcatttttgaaGTGAAAAATCTGTAGTCAATGAAGAAGCAGTGCATCAGTCtacagcattaaaaaaaatctacagcattaaaaaaaaaaaaaattattgagtaTTAAGCAATATTgagcaatattaaaaaaaattgtgaattattggtaatatattttgcaaaattattttgtttatgaaaaGCATAACGCAAAATGACAAGaatatattaaatcaaattataattatcttgctttgttatatattttgtggttgcaaattaatataatttttgtttgtcaGGTATTTGGTGGTTTCAAATTAAGTTAGTCTTGCTTTATGGTTGATTTACAAGATTCGTTTCTAGCTGGTTTTACCAATTTGACAATGATAAGACTAAGATATGACAAGATTTGACAGCGATAAGACCAGccagaaacaaattgtttatttttaacattaattatcAACAGCTGAAAATAGTAATAGAGTAGAGATTGAACGCTGGCTTTATAAGCAAGATATACAGAGTTTAAACCCAAATCATATACCTAGTAGTATTGCACTTAACTTGTTTCTTAATACAGCATccttgttaaaaattaaaagcaaaaaaattataaaaaaataatttctctcTTTTACtctaaaagttgtttttactctcaaactatttttttaagtagttttttttatcctATTGTTTTTTCCCTaacttaaaaatagtaataatagtataacaataatattaatgataaaaaaatacttttttttttagccttaCAGTTTCAATACTCTCCTAAAAATCAGTTGCTTTGACTCACCTGGTGGTTTAAGTGTAGCACAAATTGTTGATCATCTCCCTCTATtagaaacttcaaaaaaatcaaaattagaaTTATGTCATAAAGTTTGccatcaatttttaaacaaaactagctataacaaaaatgattggattattcaagattttgaagaaaaaatattgaaagaaaaagaAGGTTGAACcataaactttaataatgatttaccacatttatttagatttaatttgTACATTTAATGTGtacaattaaacattttaattaggtttaatgtgtatggttaaataaaatctgaattttttttctgtttttatttttataggttGGGTTGAGAAGAacagtgtttttaataacacaTGGAAAGATAGTTGGTATGCAACACCCCTTGTTGAGTATCCTTCCAGTCAGCAGCAGgtataatatatcaataaaaataattatctaaaggaattattttgttcgttgaattttataattatgtttacttttaaacaaagtttaaactttttttatctctaaGTCTGATGTTATGTAGCAATTGCTGCATATTTAACTCTCCATTTAttacatcattttaaaaataaaagggtttctgaacttttatttaacataattttgctgtttaaaaaagtttataaagtaaagtttaaaaaaatttgaaatactcATTTTTTCTGTCATTCTCTGATCAACTCTATCAACACTTTGTTCAAATGTCTCTAATATAGGGTAAACTACTTTAGCAATAGATTGATTACTCTATTAATGTTCATGGTGTTCACTCTGCTTGAAAAACTGGAAAAGACTGTTTTTGAAAAGCATGctaaaaaaactggaaaaaatatattttgagcaTCATTAAATCAATAATACTCAAAAATTTTCCAGTTTTTCCAGCatgtttttctgaaaaaattcttACCAGTTTTTGgggtttattttgttttctccAGGTAGTGAAGTAAACTACTTAATTCAGTTCATTACTCTTTTATTCTTGAGGCTAatgcatcaaaaaaataacagtttgttatagtatttagtactttcaattattttttttaaagatctttgcttccaacaaggttacaagtaaccactattagagttggaagttactagaagagaaaagataaagattgtagagcaaggtaacaattgacagacaacttaaaggattgcaaattatatgaatcaggaaagcaaggtgaaggaagcaaatttcaaagaactgatgttcgaggaaaaaaactagacaaataagagtttttggagcacttaggaattgtcacagaaaaaggatgaaatttaattgaatgacgagtaacacaaaaatgaattttagtaaatggcacaagagacactagctctttagagcagtgcccattatagtatttgtagaaaagacaaagagaagcaacattacgacgatgtgataatggttaaaggttggctgcaagagcaggtccaactatgtttacaatgcgtttttgcaccttgtctaaaagacaatagggcatcattagaagatccgccccagatatggcaacagtattccatacaaggccggatttgagatttatagaggtagagaatagaatccgaagtaagaaagtgtcgagctcgataaagagatgcaaccttagcaggtGCTAATTTTGCAACTGATTTGAtttatggtttccaagaaagattggaagtaagagttaatactagaagatgaagagtagatgactcatcgagtacattaccgttcataaatataggaagatctaaattattgcgataacgattggctgaaaaaaattgagttttatctgaattaaagttcaccagccactgtgagcctcatgctgtagcagaagtgagatccttttcaaggtCAAATGCCCCTAAACAAtcagagtgttggcttcttatcatggcaagaataaatggtagtatcatcagcaaacaatgccaccttagatgtgagaatatctggaagatcattaatgtaaattaaaaagagtataggaccAAGAATTGAACCTTGAGAAACCCCTAAAGTTACATAATAAGAAGAGTGCTgcccatcaaggacaacttttatactacgattggaaaggaaggattcaataatcttaaagatgttgccagatacaccgtaagaataaagcttatggagaagaccaacatTCCAAatggtatcaaaagctttagaaatgtcaagagtgatGGCCTAAATCTCTatacctttatctaatgcacgataaaacctatcggttattactgttagcaaatcagctgtagaacgagaagatcgaaattcATATTGATGGTCagagttattagattcaagatgagagattaagtgtttgttaattaaagattcaaaagccttgcttatgataagaagaagactaatggggtGGTAGTTAGGCAAGTCAGATGgctct is a window of Hydra vulgaris chromosome 15, alternate assembly HydraT2T_AEP DNA encoding:
- the LOC100201069 gene encoding uncharacterized protein LOC100201069 isoform X3, whose amino-acid sequence is MKCTSWLADFIKNSSEQPPEWLFINQFLEQSDNGILCEASDKTHQIKAFITNEAIQNFEKKRDLHVRHIKGGLILCQKFCFESLYPYSFNTLLKISCFDSPGGLSVAQIVDHLPLLETSKKSKLELCHKVCHQFLNKTSYNKNDWIIQDFEEKILKEKEGWVEKNSVFNNTWKDSWYATPLVEYPSSQQQIEVFFAVYLVCLHHLRSICNTTLYW